The following coding sequences lie in one Haloarcula marina genomic window:
- a CDS encoding AGE family epimerase/isomerase: protein MKQYADPDWLQEEIGELLNFYYPACVDTTHGGFIAQLDETTGEIYDETSKHLVSTCRLTLNFAHGARLGSRDWCYQQAERGVAFLHDEHYDAALEGYDWLLDGTNIINKARSCYGHAFVLLTFARATGIGVENAEDYLREVYDIIDDRFWEPGHRLCASEFAPDWSSASEYRGQNANMHMCEAMLAAYQETGEGRYLNRASKIAESITVRLAEETDGRLWEHYTCKWEHDFEYNRDKTTDTFRPYGYQPGHHLEWAKLLAELDRMANSAWFLSRAKELFQYAVESGWDTTYGGFYYTLDQSDTPLATDKYRWPVAEGIGAAAALYERTGQGRYRERYIDFWEYAEENLITNRRNWRLKLTRENEPYPPSDGPEVGVGYHPIGACLEGLQAFGTNRSNSEDDIY from the coding sequence ATGAAACAATATGCAGATCCAGATTGGCTTCAAGAAGAGATAGGTGAACTACTAAATTTTTACTATCCGGCCTGCGTCGATACCACACACGGCGGCTTTATCGCGCAGTTAGATGAAACGACCGGTGAGATATACGACGAAACGTCGAAACACCTCGTTTCAACATGTCGACTCACATTGAACTTCGCTCACGGCGCGAGGTTGGGTAGCCGGGATTGGTGCTACCAGCAGGCAGAACGTGGTGTAGCGTTTCTCCACGACGAACACTACGATGCAGCTCTGGAAGGATACGACTGGCTATTAGATGGAACCAACATTATCAATAAAGCACGTAGTTGCTACGGTCATGCATTCGTCCTACTTACGTTCGCACGAGCAACCGGAATCGGTGTCGAAAACGCTGAAGACTACTTACGTGAGGTATACGACATTATCGATGATCGGTTCTGGGAACCTGGACACCGACTCTGTGCGTCCGAATTCGCACCGGATTGGTCATCGGCATCGGAGTACCGGGGACAGAATGCGAATATGCACATGTGCGAAGCGATGCTAGCTGCCTACCAAGAAACTGGTGAGGGACGTTATCTCAACCGAGCGTCCAAAATCGCGGAGTCAATCACTGTCCGCTTGGCAGAAGAGACAGATGGACGCCTCTGGGAGCATTATACATGCAAATGGGAGCATGATTTCGAGTACAACCGTGACAAGACGACTGATACGTTTCGGCCGTATGGCTATCAGCCCGGCCATCACCTCGAATGGGCGAAATTACTGGCTGAACTCGACCGAATGGCAAATTCAGCGTGGTTCCTCTCTCGTGCCAAAGAGCTGTTCCAGTACGCCGTTGAGTCCGGGTGGGACACAACATATGGCGGCTTCTACTACACACTTGACCAATCAGATACTCCACTTGCCACAGACAAGTACCGGTGGCCAGTAGCAGAAGGAATTGGGGCCGCTGCCGCCCTTTATGAGCGTACCGGGCAAGGCCGATACCGAGAACGATACATCGACTTCTGGGAATATGCGGAAGAAAACTTGATTACAAATCGGCGGAACTGGCGCTTGAAATTAACGCGAGAAAATGAACCGTATCCTCCCTCAGACGGACCCGAAGTCGGTGTCGGCTACCATCCCATTGGCGCGTGCCTGGAAGGACTCCAAGCATTCGGAACCAACCGCTCGAATTCAGAAGACGATATCTACTGA
- a CDS encoding PadR family transcriptional regulator, with amino-acid sequence MTTYYDLTGFQRDLLEASAAVDDEPYGLALKDYLDDRYADPINHSRLYQNLNQLAEEGLLTPDPIDERTNAYRLTDQGRSVLYRHAQDMVTVCPAEALQSRRRR; translated from the coding sequence ATGACCACCTACTACGACCTCACGGGCTTCCAGCGCGATCTGCTGGAGGCCAGCGCGGCCGTCGACGACGAACCATACGGCCTCGCTCTCAAAGACTACCTCGACGACCGCTACGCCGACCCGATCAACCACAGCCGTCTGTACCAGAACCTGAACCAACTGGCGGAAGAGGGCCTGCTTACACCCGACCCGATCGACGAGCGAACGAACGCCTATCGGCTGACCGACCAGGGTCGAAGCGTCCTGTATCGCCACGCCCAGGATATGGTAACGGTCTGTCCGGCCGAGGCACTGCAGTCGCGGAGGCGCCGATGA
- a CDS encoding winged helix-turn-helix domain-containing protein encodes MTDKPGPDPTADRKSILEALALAYSPVLGTSDIAERTGVSRQAVDQRLRRMTEDGLVDTRKIGRARVWWITNEGRAYLDPVTDSGNQ; translated from the coding sequence GTGACAGATAAGCCGGGCCCGGATCCAACTGCTGACAGGAAATCTATCCTCGAGGCATTGGCTTTAGCGTATTCACCGGTACTTGGCACTAGTGACATTGCTGAGCGAACTGGTGTAAGTCGGCAAGCAGTGGATCAGCGGCTACGCCGGATGACAGAAGACGGACTTGTAGATACCCGAAAAATTGGACGTGCTAGGGTTTGGTGGATAACAAACGAGGGTCGGGCCTATCTTGATCCAGTAACTGATTCGGGTAACCAGTAG
- a CDS encoding FaeA/PapI family transcriptional regulator has translation MSTRGPDPKVTDEEIIETVRSADPPFVTTGDIAEAVCLSTERARQRLNKLNEQGTIDRMKVGSSAVVYWLPESVTGSR, from the coding sequence ATGTCCACCCGTGGCCCTGATCCCAAGGTAACTGACGAAGAGATTATTGAGACCGTCCGATCAGCTGACCCCCCATTCGTGACTACAGGAGATATTGCAGAAGCAGTTTGTCTTTCGACGGAGAGAGCAAGACAGCGCCTCAATAAATTGAACGAACAAGGGACAATTGACCGAATGAAGGTCGGGAGTAGCGCTGTTGTCTACTGGTTACCCGAATCAGTTACTGGATCAAGATAG
- a CDS encoding MaoC family dehydratase: MARKSFQDYDSLSEYLAETKTYEDFEVGQQFQTAGRSITHSDIRMFNGATDGSHPNHVNAEYAAEHPLIDGIVAHGVLIMGIVDGFVVDTISRDAGFGVNYGFNKVRFLNPVYVGDTISGTIEIVDASEQDDDWGILTLQIEISNQDDDLVLIAENLQLTAKESATFS; encoded by the coding sequence ATGGCACGTAAGTCATTCCAAGATTACGATTCACTCAGCGAGTATCTCGCGGAAACAAAGACATACGAGGATTTCGAAGTCGGTCAGCAGTTCCAGACGGCGGGAAGATCGATTACCCACTCTGACATACGCATGTTCAACGGTGCAACAGACGGCTCTCATCCTAACCATGTCAATGCGGAATACGCTGCTGAGCATCCACTTATCGATGGAATCGTTGCTCACGGTGTCCTCATCATGGGTATCGTGGATGGTTTCGTGGTTGACACAATCAGTAGAGACGCCGGATTCGGTGTAAATTATGGATTCAACAAGGTTAGATTTCTTAATCCAGTGTATGTCGGCGATACGATTTCTGGGACTATCGAAATCGTTGACGCTTCAGAACAGGATGACGACTGGGGAATTCTCACGTTACAAATCGAGATTAGTAATCAAGACGATGATCTTGTGCTTATTGCCGAGAATCTCCAGTTGACTGCGAAAGAGTCTGCGACCTTCAGTTAA
- a CDS encoding CaiB/BaiF CoA transferase family protein: MALPLEDVTVADFTKMMQGGWATQKLADMGAEVIKIEQPGGEFNRSHTVGGDLYQGVGPFFLAMNRNKRSIELNLKNDEGLEVAQRIIKNADVLMENFRPGVMERLGLGFEQVKEINTEIVYVSASGYGADGPYSDRPGQDLLVQALSGLAKKTGRKDDPPTAAGTYIGDELSATNLALHTVIALYHKKMTGEGQKVEVNLFDTMVDAQCQEITATLNLEREFSRSEENVSHPTESAPYGIYETEDGHIAIAIAPLEELGDSLGIEELAEYASGDLAYDSRDEIFRIIESHTRENKTEDLLEQLLEDDHWVAKVQNYSDLSEDPQIEHNDMLVDVEHPEVGTYKTTGIPAKFSETPGEIRSPPPQVGEHTETILSELGYDDEDIGHLNDIGAIGDLKE, encoded by the coding sequence ATGGCATTGCCATTGGAGGATGTAACAGTTGCTGACTTCACGAAGATGATGCAAGGTGGCTGGGCAACTCAAAAACTCGCGGACATGGGTGCCGAAGTCATCAAGATTGAACAGCCTGGCGGCGAATTCAACCGATCCCATACAGTAGGAGGCGATCTGTATCAGGGAGTTGGGCCTTTCTTTCTCGCGATGAATCGCAATAAACGTAGTATCGAACTCAATTTAAAGAATGATGAGGGGCTTGAAGTCGCGCAGAGAATAATCAAGAACGCAGACGTCCTGATGGAGAATTTTCGTCCCGGTGTAATGGAGCGTCTCGGTCTGGGATTCGAACAAGTGAAGGAGATCAATACCGAGATTGTCTACGTCTCCGCATCTGGTTACGGAGCAGATGGACCCTATTCTGATCGTCCAGGTCAAGACCTTCTTGTTCAAGCATTATCAGGGCTTGCCAAGAAAACTGGCCGGAAAGATGATCCCCCGACTGCAGCTGGAACCTACATCGGTGATGAACTCTCCGCAACTAATCTCGCCCTCCATACCGTCATTGCGCTCTATCATAAAAAAATGACTGGTGAGGGACAAAAGGTCGAAGTTAATCTATTTGACACGATGGTTGATGCTCAGTGTCAAGAAATAACAGCTACACTTAATCTCGAAAGGGAATTTAGTCGGAGCGAGGAAAACGTCTCACACCCGACTGAATCTGCCCCATATGGAATCTATGAAACAGAAGATGGTCACATAGCGATCGCGATTGCCCCCCTTGAGGAATTAGGCGATTCGCTTGGGATTGAGGAATTAGCAGAGTATGCATCTGGTGATCTGGCTTATGACAGCCGTGATGAGATATTTCGGATTATTGAGTCACATACTCGTGAAAATAAGACCGAGGATTTGCTGGAACAGTTACTTGAAGACGATCACTGGGTAGCTAAGGTTCAAAATTATTCAGACCTCTCTGAGGATCCTCAGATAGAGCACAATGATATGCTTGTGGATGTTGAGCATCCCGAGGTTGGAACGTATAAAACGACGGGGATTCCCGCAAAGTTCTCTGAAACACCTGGAGAAATTCGCTCACCTCCTCCACAAGTTGGGGAGCATACGGAAACGATCTTAAGCGAACTTGGGTATGATGACGAAGATATAGGCCATCTAAATGATATCGGTGCAATAGGCGATCTGAAAGAATAG
- a CDS encoding AMP-binding protein, which translates to MVWSVPVDGNTYEEAQSQFRWQFPSDFNAANDLVRKHDNLDKKALYEKSTNGEKTSYSFRDIDSLSDDLAFAIEGLGLGQGDRIAIAGSQRSETLATHLAAWKMGAISVPLSCMFGAEGIRYRLNDSGSRVVIAESEMVPSIRAISSKCKNLEHIISIGGNESNEEPTFESFVESESARYEIKQTDHETPAIIIYTSGTTGDPKGVLHTHGIWAGSVPAFYMYFDGMPSEDDVFWTPSDWAWIGSLGNVIFPPWHFGCPVVGATLEKFSPKEAHAIMAEFDVTKTFLPPTALRMMKEQSFETASLSLEAILSGSEVLTSDVSEWVSESMEGVHLNQVYGQTEAHSIIATSQMWFDYRANKLGKSVVGHDVAIVNDEGNTLAPGSVGEIAVKFEDDPVVASEYWGRPELLDETHMNGWHLTGDLGMIDEDGYIEFRSRKDDLIISSGYSINPLEIEQILAEHPSVEQAGVIGVPDELRGQLIKAFIKPKEKVKPSTKLKTELKELVREEVALYAYPREITFTDQFPTSASGKLDRSKLSSLDN; encoded by the coding sequence ATGGTCTGGTCCGTCCCAGTAGACGGAAATACGTACGAAGAAGCACAAAGTCAATTCAGATGGCAGTTCCCATCTGATTTCAACGCTGCCAATGATCTGGTCCGAAAGCACGACAACCTCGATAAGAAAGCGCTCTACGAAAAGTCAACCAACGGAGAGAAGACTTCGTATTCTTTCAGAGACATTGACAGCTTATCCGACGACTTAGCATTCGCAATTGAGGGGCTTGGTCTTGGCCAAGGTGATAGAATTGCCATCGCAGGTTCACAAAGATCCGAAACTCTTGCAACACATCTAGCTGCTTGGAAGATGGGAGCAATTTCCGTTCCCCTATCTTGTATGTTTGGAGCGGAGGGTATCCGATATAGGCTGAACGATAGCGGCTCAAGAGTAGTCATCGCTGAGAGTGAAATGGTGCCTTCTATTCGTGCGATTAGTAGCAAGTGCAAAAATTTAGAACATATTATCTCTATCGGTGGGAACGAAAGCAACGAAGAACCAACATTCGAATCCTTCGTTGAATCCGAGAGCGCAAGATATGAAATCAAGCAAACCGATCACGAGACACCTGCAATAATCATCTACACGAGTGGGACGACTGGTGACCCCAAGGGAGTCCTTCATACTCACGGAATATGGGCTGGTTCAGTGCCTGCTTTTTATATGTATTTTGACGGAATGCCATCAGAAGATGATGTTTTCTGGACTCCTTCAGATTGGGCTTGGATTGGATCACTCGGCAATGTAATTTTTCCACCGTGGCACTTCGGTTGTCCAGTCGTAGGGGCGACGTTGGAGAAATTCAGCCCTAAGGAAGCCCATGCGATTATGGCTGAGTTTGATGTCACTAAGACATTCCTGCCCCCTACTGCCCTTCGTATGATGAAGGAACAATCTTTTGAAACGGCAAGTCTCTCTCTTGAAGCTATACTTTCTGGGAGTGAAGTTCTAACATCTGATGTCAGCGAGTGGGTTAGCGAATCGATGGAGGGCGTTCACCTAAACCAGGTCTATGGCCAGACCGAGGCTCATTCCATTATTGCAACCTCTCAAATGTGGTTTGATTATCGGGCTAACAAACTCGGAAAAAGTGTTGTCGGTCACGACGTCGCAATTGTTAACGATGAAGGAAATACTCTTGCTCCTGGCTCGGTGGGTGAGATCGCAGTGAAATTTGAAGACGACCCTGTGGTGGCATCTGAGTATTGGGGGCGACCAGAACTCCTCGATGAAACCCATATGAACGGATGGCACTTGACAGGAGATCTCGGGATGATTGACGAAGACGGATACATCGAGTTCAGATCGCGCAAAGATGACTTGATCATAAGCAGTGGTTATAGCATAAATCCCCTCGAGATTGAACAAATCTTAGCAGAACACCCGTCAGTAGAACAAGCAGGAGTGATTGGTGTCCCAGATGAGCTACGCGGCCAGCTGATCAAGGCTTTCATAAAACCGAAAGAGAAAGTCAAACCTTCCACAAAGTTAAAAACCGAACTCAAAGAACTTGTACGTGAAGAAGTAGCTCTATACGCATACCCACGTGAAATAACATTTACAGATCAGTTCCCTACATCTGCTTCAGGGAAGCTTGATCGTAGTAAGCTATCGAGCCTCGATAACTAA